A portion of the uncultured Draconibacterium sp. genome contains these proteins:
- a CDS encoding glycosyltransferase family 2 protein, whose protein sequence is MKDNFTTYPLVSIITVNYNQSSVTLDLLKSLENITYPNVEVIVVDNASLNDRPEVISESYPNVQLIKSNTNLGFAGGNNLGVQASKGEYLMFINNDTEVPEGFLEPLVELFQKYERIGMVSPKIKFHWNKELIQYAGYTKMNPYTIRNSSIGYHQKDGEKFSRLEETNAAHGAAMMVPRRVIEKVGMMTEIYFLYYEEHDWSEMIKRAGYTIYYQPESYIFHKESVSTGKDSPFKTYYLTRNRLVFARRNLKGFTRIISIGFQFFISWPKNTLVFILKGQFAHLKAYWRGVLWNLVNYRSIQNNPKLIAS, encoded by the coding sequence ATGAAAGATAATTTTACAACATATCCGCTGGTATCGATTATTACAGTAAATTATAACCAAAGCTCTGTAACGCTTGATTTATTGAAATCGCTGGAAAATATTACTTATCCGAATGTTGAGGTAATTGTTGTTGATAACGCCAGTCTGAACGATCGTCCGGAAGTTATAAGCGAGAGTTATCCCAATGTGCAGCTAATTAAAAGCAATACGAATCTTGGTTTCGCCGGCGGAAACAACCTTGGAGTTCAGGCCTCAAAAGGCGAGTACCTGATGTTTATTAATAATGATACAGAGGTACCTGAAGGTTTTTTGGAGCCATTAGTAGAACTCTTTCAAAAGTATGAGCGAATAGGAATGGTTAGCCCAAAGATTAAATTTCATTGGAATAAAGAGCTAATTCAATATGCCGGGTATACAAAAATGAATCCATATACGATTCGAAACTCAAGTATTGGCTATCATCAGAAAGATGGTGAAAAATTTAGTCGACTTGAAGAAACAAATGCAGCTCATGGGGCTGCAATGATGGTTCCCCGGCGCGTAATTGAAAAAGTAGGAATGATGACTGAAATTTATTTTCTTTATTACGAGGAACATGATTGGTCGGAAATGATAAAACGTGCGGGCTACACAATTTATTACCAACCAGAATCTTATATTTTTCATAAAGAATCGGTATCAACCGGAAAAGACAGCCCTTTTAAAACCTACTATCTCACCCGAAATCGTTTGGTTTTTGCAAGGAGAAATCTTAAGGGATTTACCCGAATTATCAGTATCGGTTTTCAGTTTTTTATATCATGGCCCAAAAATACCTTGGTATTTATTTTAAAAGGTCAGTTTGCTCATTTAAAAGCATACTGGAGAGGAGTACTATGGAATCTGGTGAATTACAGATCAATACAAAACAATCCTAAACTAATTGCATCATGA
- a CDS encoding glycosyltransferase family 2 protein: MNAIEILFWTSLFVIFYSYLGYGILLFAIIKIRRILGLAKPFTGNDDYEPEVTLFVAAYNEKDYVDEKVKNSFSLNYPKEKVKHVWVTDGSDDGTPEILRKYDGVEVFHEDARGGKIGAMNRGMKFVKTPIVIFSDGNTTLGKESIQEIVNLFKDPKVGCVSGEKRIVDKDADAAAGAGEGIYWRYESTLKKWDAELYSVVGAAGELFAIRTELWQEVEKDTLLDDFIISLRVAMSGYTIQYNPEAYAIETASANVKEELKRKVRISAGGIQSVVRLRSLLNIFKFGTLSFQYISHRVLRWTLTPLLLLCIIPLNFILAYQSGFEIQNLYTLLFFGQVLFYVAALIGWFLENRKIKVKVLFIPYYFFIMNLSVYLGFNRYLKGNQSVNWQRAKRG, translated from the coding sequence ATGAACGCTATTGAAATTCTTTTTTGGACATCACTTTTTGTAATTTTTTATTCGTACCTGGGGTACGGAATTTTGCTTTTTGCGATTATAAAAATCCGTCGTATTCTGGGACTTGCAAAACCATTTACGGGTAACGATGATTATGAACCGGAAGTAACACTTTTTGTGGCAGCCTATAACGAAAAAGACTATGTGGACGAAAAAGTGAAAAACTCGTTTAGTCTAAATTATCCCAAAGAAAAAGTTAAACATGTTTGGGTAACCGATGGATCGGACGATGGAACACCCGAAATATTGCGAAAATACGATGGGGTAGAAGTGTTTCATGAAGATGCACGTGGTGGAAAAATTGGCGCGATGAACCGCGGGATGAAATTTGTTAAAACACCAATTGTAATTTTTTCGGATGGAAATACAACATTGGGGAAAGAATCAATACAAGAAATTGTAAACTTGTTTAAGGATCCTAAAGTTGGGTGTGTTTCGGGCGAAAAGCGTATTGTTGATAAAGATGCTGATGCAGCGGCCGGAGCAGGAGAAGGTATCTACTGGAGATACGAATCGACGCTAAAAAAATGGGATGCAGAATTGTATTCGGTAGTTGGGGCAGCCGGAGAGTTATTTGCCATTCGTACAGAATTATGGCAAGAAGTTGAGAAAGATACTTTGCTTGATGATTTTATTATATCGCTGCGTGTTGCCATGTCGGGTTACACTATTCAGTATAATCCTGAGGCGTACGCTATTGAAACCGCTTCTGCAAATGTTAAAGAGGAACTGAAAAGAAAAGTTAGAATTTCGGCTGGTGGTATTCAGAGTGTTGTTCGCCTGCGTTCGCTGTTAAATATCTTTAAGTTCGGAACACTGTCCTTTCAATATATTTCTCATAGGGTACTGAGGTGGACTTTAACCCCACTTTTGCTCTTGTGTATTATTCCTCTCAATTTTATTTTAGCCTATCAATCCGGTTTCGAAATACAAAATTTATATACATTATTATTCTTTGGTCAGGTTTTATTTTATGTTGCCGCTTTAATTGGGTGGTTTCTTGAGAACCGTAAAATAAAGGTAAAAGTGCTGTTTATACCTTATTACTTTTTTATTATGAACCTGTCAGTGTATTTAGGATTTAATCGCTATTTAAAAGGAAATCAGTCGGTTAATTGGCAGCGGGCCAAGAGAGGGTAA
- a CDS encoding glycosyltransferase family 1 protein: protein MKIGIEGQRLYRKKKHGMDMVALELIKNLQKLDTKNEYVVFVKPDEDNNCIPSAPNFKIVELAGGPYPTWEQLALPKAAKNEGCDILHCTSNTGPIRSGVPLITILHDIIYLESISIFKKAGTWYQKLGNMYRRWVVPPVVKKSLRVSTVSNFEKERIKSFMGLGDNLVAIYNGVGKHFQKIDDEQLLQEAKQKYNLPDKFLFFLGNTDPKKNTPNVLKAFADFNNYSTVKYKLVMLDYEESALQTILKDIGHPELREDIFLTGYVVNTDLPAIINQCEVFLYPSLRESFGIPILEGMACAVPVITSNTSSMPEVAGGAAELVDPLKPEEITAAINRILGDEKLYNSLVEKGMERAKQFSWEKIAGDYLNLYQEVYNEIKG from the coding sequence ATGAAAATTGGAATAGAAGGACAACGACTTTACCGGAAGAAGAAGCACGGGATGGATATGGTGGCCCTTGAACTGATTAAAAACCTGCAAAAATTAGATACTAAAAATGAGTATGTGGTTTTTGTAAAACCGGATGAAGATAATAACTGTATTCCATCGGCTCCTAATTTTAAAATTGTAGAACTCGCAGGCGGTCCTTATCCAACCTGGGAACAGCTGGCCTTGCCAAAAGCTGCTAAAAACGAAGGTTGCGACATATTACATTGCACAAGTAATACCGGCCCAATTCGTTCAGGAGTTCCTTTGATAACCATTTTGCATGATATAATTTACCTCGAAAGCATTAGTATATTTAAAAAGGCTGGTACTTGGTATCAGAAGTTGGGAAACATGTATCGACGCTGGGTAGTGCCCCCGGTGGTAAAGAAAAGTTTGCGGGTTTCTACCGTCTCAAATTTTGAAAAAGAACGAATAAAAAGCTTTATGGGACTGGGCGACAACCTAGTGGCAATATACAACGGAGTAGGGAAGCATTTTCAAAAGATTGATGATGAACAGTTGCTACAGGAAGCTAAACAGAAATATAACTTACCGGACAAGTTCTTATTCTTTCTCGGAAATACTGATCCCAAAAAAAATACGCCCAATGTATTAAAAGCATTTGCCGATTTTAATAATTACAGCACTGTAAAATACAAGCTGGTAATGTTAGATTACGAAGAGAGTGCTTTACAAACTATATTAAAAGATATCGGTCATCCGGAGTTACGCGAAGACATTTTCTTAACAGGTTATGTAGTAAACACTGATTTACCAGCAATTATTAACCAATGCGAAGTATTTCTGTATCCGTCGTTACGCGAAAGTTTTGGTATTCCAATTTTAGAGGGAATGGCTTGTGCAGTTCCCGTAATTACATCAAACACATCTTCAATGCCTGAGGTTGCCGGAGGTGCGGCTGAACTTGTAGATCCGTTAAAACCGGAAGAAATTACCGCTGCCATTAACCGGATTTTAGGTGATGAAAAACTATATAACTCGTTGGTAGAAAAAGGTATGGAGCGGGCTAAGCAGTTTTCGTGGGAAAAAATTGCCGGCGATTATCTCAATTTATATCAAGAGGTGTACAACGAAATAAAAGGATAA
- a CDS encoding glycosyltransferase yields the protein MIKNRDIVCIANTTWFGEYTKSTVQLMSRLAKNNRVLFIEYPFTWKDTFTTFLGKQKAPVSRMLGLKSRLELINTENGSKVYNLVPPPVLPVDFIKNDQLFKPIFNLNVALYKIALRKVLQKMEVKDPIVITAYNPFYGLPLIGQLNEALNVYYCYDGIGTRRHGKRIYAIDEAFSKNVDAIVTTSDYINDDKKKFNTKNYVVKNGVDFDTFYAEAKNKVHKNEQKIVGYIGSLDHRFDINTVEFAVKNMPDTIFHFTGNLRNQEIKQRLDKFDNVEFFGSVKPNDVPALLATYDVGIIPYLVNDINKNIYPLKINEYMAVGVPVVMTPFADLKDFSEMVSVAENNETFVKALKTELEKDSRSAINKRIEFAKSNSWDIKAEEFGEILNKLLENGNS from the coding sequence ATGATTAAAAACAGAGATATTGTTTGCATTGCCAACACAACCTGGTTTGGCGAATACACCAAATCTACAGTTCAACTTATGTCTAGGCTGGCAAAGAATAACCGTGTGTTATTTATTGAATATCCTTTTACATGGAAAGATACATTTACTACATTTCTCGGAAAACAAAAAGCACCGGTATCCCGGATGTTGGGACTCAAAAGCAGACTGGAGTTGATAAACACCGAAAATGGAAGCAAAGTATACAACCTTGTACCTCCACCTGTTTTGCCGGTTGATTTTATAAAAAACGATCAACTTTTTAAGCCAATTTTTAACCTAAATGTCGCACTGTATAAAATAGCATTGCGCAAGGTTCTGCAAAAGATGGAAGTTAAAGATCCAATAGTTATAACTGCTTATAATCCTTTTTATGGTCTGCCTTTGATTGGGCAGCTTAACGAAGCATTAAACGTTTACTACTGTTACGATGGAATTGGTACCCGACGCCATGGAAAACGTATTTATGCCATCGACGAAGCTTTCTCGAAAAACGTTGACGCTATTGTTACAACTTCTGATTACATAAATGATGATAAAAAGAAGTTTAATACCAAAAATTATGTTGTAAAAAATGGTGTTGATTTTGATACATTTTATGCCGAAGCAAAAAACAAAGTGCATAAAAACGAGCAGAAAATAGTGGGTTACATCGGTAGTCTCGATCATCGTTTTGATATTAATACCGTGGAGTTTGCCGTTAAAAATATGCCCGATACCATTTTCCATTTTACGGGAAATTTGCGTAACCAGGAAATAAAACAACGACTTGACAAATTTGACAACGTTGAATTTTTCGGATCGGTAAAACCCAACGATGTACCTGCATTACTTGCAACTTACGATGTGGGCATTATTCCGTATTTGGTAAACGACATTAATAAAAATATATATCCGCTTAAAATAAATGAATATATGGCAGTTGGAGTTCCGGTTGTAATGACTCCATTCGCCGATTTAAAAGATTTCTCGGAAATGGTGAGCGTGGCGGAAAATAACGAGACTTTTGTTAAAGCTCTAAAAACGGAATTGGAGAAAGATTCTCGTTCTGCAATTAACAAGAGGATTGAGTTTGCAAAATCCAATTCATGGGATATAAAAGCCGAAGAGTTTGGCGAAATATTAAATAAACTGCTTGAAAATGGGAATAGTTAG
- a CDS encoding O-antigen ligase family protein: MNSTQDIFAHESGAAWLKKPIPFVVMILSLAAIGSLVGQRGMVTGFAFMFLPFIAVYFYFIFKEPKIGIYGLFFCNYFILGFARYIKGLPLGMSVDFHLLIIIVALFFKSFFHEIPWKNAKNELFYIVLIWFAWIVFQIINPEAISRVAWFYSMRSIGLYMLLVVPLIFIVFNSVNDLKHFFHIWAVFAIIGAVKGIIQKHIGLDPFEHAWLMGPAKDTHLLFGKLRVFSFFTDAGQFGASMGYSGVVFLILALNQKYSKKLKIFYAIVGVLSIYGLMISGTRGSIAVPVMGFALYIALQRNIKIIVLGVILGASVFVFFKYTTIGQSNYTIARMRTAFNPEDKSLQVRLENQRKLKVYMASRPIGAGIGATGRQAAMAAPNSMASQVPTDSWYVIVWVEQGIVGLTLHLLMLFYIVLRSSYVIAFKLKNPWIKAQMAALVSGMFGIMVASYGNAVLGQMPTVIIFYSSMAFLFLAQKYDEEMPGEQQSKIQLATNER, from the coding sequence TTGAATAGTACACAAGACATATTTGCACACGAAAGTGGAGCCGCCTGGTTAAAAAAACCGATTCCATTTGTTGTAATGATTTTGTCGCTGGCAGCTATTGGTTCTTTAGTTGGACAGCGGGGAATGGTTACCGGTTTTGCATTTATGTTTTTGCCATTTATAGCTGTTTATTTCTATTTCATTTTTAAAGAACCCAAAATTGGAATTTATGGTTTGTTTTTTTGCAACTATTTTATTCTTGGTTTTGCGCGCTACATTAAGGGTCTGCCCTTAGGAATGTCTGTTGATTTTCATCTGTTAATAATTATAGTGGCTTTATTTTTTAAATCGTTTTTTCATGAGATCCCATGGAAGAATGCTAAAAACGAACTTTTTTATATTGTTCTTATTTGGTTCGCGTGGATTGTCTTTCAGATTATTAACCCGGAAGCCATAAGTCGGGTGGCCTGGTTTTACTCGATGCGAAGTATCGGTTTATACATGCTGCTGGTTGTTCCTCTAATTTTTATTGTGTTTAATTCAGTAAACGATTTAAAACATTTTTTCCATATATGGGCAGTGTTTGCCATTATTGGCGCAGTTAAGGGAATTATTCAAAAGCACATTGGGCTCGATCCGTTTGAACATGCCTGGTTAATGGGACCTGCAAAAGACACACACCTCCTGTTTGGAAAATTAAGGGTTTTCTCATTTTTTACTGATGCCGGGCAATTCGGGGCGTCTATGGGCTATTCAGGAGTGGTTTTTCTTATTCTTGCTTTAAACCAAAAATATTCTAAAAAATTAAAAATATTTTATGCCATTGTTGGCGTGTTATCCATTTACGGATTAATGATATCGGGAACGCGAGGATCGATTGCTGTTCCGGTTATGGGATTTGCTCTTTACATTGCCTTACAACGAAATATTAAAATAATTGTTTTGGGGGTAATCCTTGGTGCATCGGTATTTGTGTTTTTTAAGTACACAACTATCGGGCAAAGTAACTATACCATTGCGCGAATGCGTACCGCATTTAATCCTGAGGACAAATCGCTTCAGGTTCGCCTTGAAAACCAAAGAAAGCTAAAAGTTTATATGGCATCCCGACCAATTGGTGCTGGAATTGGTGCTACCGGAAGACAGGCAGCTATGGCAGCTCCAAATTCAATGGCATCGCAAGTTCCAACCGATAGCTGGTATGTAATTGTGTGGGTTGAGCAAGGAATAGTCGGGCTAACTCTTCATTTACTTATGCTATTTTATATTGTTTTAAGAAGTTCATATGTAATTGCTTTTAAGTTGAAAAATCCTTGGATAAAAGCTCAAATGGCTGCTTTAGTTTCGGGTATGTTTGGAATTATGGTTGCCTCTTACGGAAACGCGGTTTTGGGGCAAATGCCAACCGTTATAATTTTCTATTCAAGTATGGCATTTCTGTTCTTAGCTCAGAAGTATGATGAAGAAATGCCTGGCGAGCAACAGTCTAAAATTCAATTAGCTACAAATGAAAGATAA
- a CDS encoding acyltransferase → MGIVSKIKGNPRLKSLALWAITPKRNPRPRLWVRWFLNPLKHKKGKGATIRRRSRIDVFPWNRFEIGAQTTIEDFCTVNNGSGDIILGDRVRVGIGSVLIGPVAMGNGSGLGQHVFVAGFNHGYSDGGKNSSAQPLDIKPTTIEEEAHIGANSVIVAGVTIGKRSQVGAGSVVTKDIPSFSVAVGNPARVIKQFNAKTGEWEKVAKK, encoded by the coding sequence ATGGGAATAGTTAGCAAAATAAAAGGGAATCCCAGGCTGAAAAGTTTAGCACTTTGGGCAATTACTCCAAAAAGAAATCCGCGTCCACGCTTATGGGTTCGCTGGTTTTTAAATCCTTTAAAACACAAAAAAGGAAAAGGAGCCACTATTCGTAGGAGATCGAGAATTGATGTTTTCCCCTGGAACAGGTTTGAGATAGGGGCACAAACTACTATCGAAGATTTTTGCACCGTTAACAATGGCTCAGGCGATATTATTCTTGGCGACCGTGTACGTGTTGGTATTGGTTCGGTTTTAATAGGGCCGGTTGCTATGGGAAATGGTTCGGGATTAGGGCAACATGTTTTTGTTGCCGGATTTAACCATGGTTATTCCGATGGAGGCAAAAACTCGAGTGCTCAGCCGCTTGATATAAAACCAACAACAATTGAAGAAGAAGCACACATCGGGGCAAACTCGGTGATTGTAGCCGGTGTAACAATTGGTAAACGAAGCCAGGTTGGAGCGGGTAGTGTGGTTACAAAAGATATTCCTTCTTTTTCGGTAGCGGTTGGAAATCCTGCACGTGTAATTAAGCAGTTTAATGCAAAAACCGGAGAATGGGAAAAGGTTGCCAAAAAATAA
- a CDS encoding glycosyltransferase family 2 protein, with protein MNIFQIIVTTLEYILLVYFGFAAIYLFVFGVAGRFNRKQKKIANPVNRKFAVLIPGYKEDAVIVDVAKEALTQHYPTDCFDVVIIADSFQPKTIEELKKLPIKLIEVSFDVSTKSKALNKAMAELGDSYDVALVLDADNIMESDFISKINLAFESGYSVVQGHRIAKNTNTSFAVLDAISEEVNNHIFRKGHRNLGFSSALIGSGMAFDYAFFKETMANVKAVGGFDKELELKLLRDKKKIEYLHDAYVLDEKVQKSEVFAKQRKRWLSAQFVYFGRYFFPGVYHLIFKGNIDFFDKVYQMIAPPRVLLLVIVSLLFVFYGGVAVFSPDITFLSASYQEWTIVFILVVVAFLLSIPGKFYTSATLKAILTLPKAFFLMFTSLFKLKGANKKFIHTEHGTNN; from the coding sequence ATGAATATTTTTCAAATTATAGTAACCACGCTGGAATATATTTTGCTCGTTTATTTTGGTTTTGCAGCCATTTATCTGTTTGTTTTTGGAGTGGCCGGGCGTTTTAACAGAAAGCAAAAGAAGATTGCCAATCCGGTAAATCGAAAATTCGCCGTTTTAATACCAGGTTATAAGGAAGATGCAGTGATTGTAGATGTGGCCAAAGAAGCTTTGACACAGCATTACCCAACAGATTGTTTTGATGTGGTTATAATTGCCGATTCTTTTCAGCCTAAAACCATTGAGGAATTAAAAAAACTCCCCATAAAATTAATAGAAGTTTCTTTTGACGTCAGCACAAAATCGAAAGCATTGAATAAAGCTATGGCTGAGTTGGGCGATAGTTACGATGTTGCATTGGTGCTGGATGCTGATAATATTATGGAATCCGACTTTATTTCTAAAATAAATCTGGCATTCGAGAGTGGATATTCTGTTGTACAAGGCCACCGAATTGCAAAAAATACAAACACCTCGTTTGCAGTACTTGATGCAATTAGTGAAGAGGTAAATAATCATATTTTTAGAAAGGGCCATCGGAATTTAGGCTTTTCATCGGCTTTAATTGGTTCCGGAATGGCATTCGATTATGCTTTTTTTAAAGAAACAATGGCTAATGTAAAAGCGGTAGGCGGTTTTGATAAAGAGCTTGAATTAAAATTATTACGCGATAAGAAAAAAATTGAATACCTGCATGATGCTTATGTTCTTGATGAGAAAGTTCAAAAGTCGGAAGTATTTGCAAAACAGCGAAAACGTTGGCTTTCTGCACAGTTTGTCTATTTTGGTCGGTATTTTTTCCCGGGAGTATATCACTTGATTTTTAAAGGAAATATTGATTTTTTTGATAAAGTTTACCAGATGATAGCCCCGCCACGGGTGTTGCTTTTGGTCATAGTTAGTTTACTTTTTGTGTTTTACGGAGGAGTGGCTGTTTTTTCCCCGGATATAACATTTTTATCAGCATCATATCAAGAATGGACCATTGTATTTATTTTGGTTGTAGTTGCATTTTTACTCAGCATACCGGGAAAATTTTATACTTCAGCAACCTTGAAGGCCATATTAACATTACCAAAAGCATTTTTTCTGATGTTTACCTCGCTCTTTAAATTAAAAGGTGCGAACAAAAAATTTATTCATACAGAACATGGAACTAACAATTAG
- a CDS encoding acyltransferase has protein sequence MGKGCQKINELAVLQQMRTTSKKDTSIETLRGLAIILVVIGHVIGSGPDGGMKVADDSFLRHFYFTFQYLRMPLFTVISGWVYALRPAKKGELCSFNEKKVRRLMLPLFFVGGAYYILQSIIPGTNFSYGLTDIWRILVFPYTFYWYLQALFLVFIVISIVDAQGWANVFRRWLIFFVISIVFLFARNAFIPQSFPNYLGFKGAIYLLPFFVIGVGIQRFKSYFENKIFVSISATLLIFGLVFQQLVWYDIIDYTFKPSDGIGLLIGVVGVVVCLRIRFSVKWLIWIGSYAYTIFLFHSFGTAGGRILLNRSGIENTTLVFMVSLLLGIFLPVVAEEILNRFGITRFLFLGRSYKYPSKRLKMKIRTTVS, from the coding sequence ATGGGAAAAGGTTGCCAAAAAATAAATGAGTTAGCAGTTTTACAGCAAATGAGAACAACATCGAAAAAAGATACGTCAATCGAAACCCTTAGAGGATTGGCTATAATTTTAGTGGTAATAGGGCATGTTATCGGTTCCGGTCCCGATGGAGGAATGAAAGTTGCCGATGACTCTTTTTTAAGACACTTCTATTTTACATTTCAGTATTTGCGGATGCCGTTATTTACTGTGATTTCGGGCTGGGTTTATGCACTTCGGCCTGCAAAAAAAGGAGAACTGTGCAGTTTTAATGAGAAAAAAGTTCGTCGTTTAATGCTTCCCTTGTTTTTTGTTGGTGGTGCTTATTATATTCTACAATCAATAATTCCCGGCACCAATTTTTCTTATGGCTTAACAGATATTTGGCGAATACTTGTTTTCCCCTATACATTTTATTGGTATTTGCAGGCTTTGTTTTTAGTGTTTATTGTTATCTCAATAGTTGATGCACAGGGATGGGCCAATGTTTTCCGCCGTTGGTTAATATTTTTCGTAATTAGTATAGTATTTCTGTTCGCACGAAATGCTTTTATACCGCAAAGTTTTCCGAATTACCTGGGATTTAAAGGAGCCATCTATCTTTTGCCATTCTTTGTTATAGGTGTTGGAATTCAACGTTTTAAAAGCTATTTCGAAAATAAAATATTTGTTTCAATTTCCGCAACTCTTTTAATATTCGGATTAGTTTTTCAGCAATTGGTTTGGTATGATATAATTGATTATACATTTAAACCCAGCGATGGAATTGGTCTGTTAATAGGAGTTGTTGGAGTTGTTGTGTGTTTGCGAATACGCTTTTCCGTTAAATGGTTGATATGGATCGGAAGTTATGCCTATACCATTTTTTTATTTCACTCATTTGGAACTGCAGGAGGAAGGATTTTGCTAAATAGATCCGGAATAGAAAATACCACTTTGGTTTTTATGGTTTCGTTGTTGTTAGGTATCTTTCTTCCGGTTGTAGCCGAAGAAATTTTGAACAGATTCGGAATAACTCGATTCTTATTTTTAGGCCGAAGCTATAAATACCCTTCCAAGAGATTAAAAATGAAAATACGAACCACTGTAAGCTAA